aaattactaaattcttaactaataatttatacatattcaataaattatttattatttaatataactacaaaatttaaattaatttttttttgaatcagACTCAATCAAATTCATAATCAAAGAGCTAGCTCCATCCAAAATTCAATGCAAAAAGCAACAAGAGGGAAAGAGGAAAACAAATGTCATTTTCTGTCAAGACATGATAGCAAGTTGCCAAGCCCATTTAGCAAAAATATCCCTAACCCCAATTGAACCTGTATCCAAcactagatttttttttaacataaaGACAGAAATACCCACTACTATAATATAGCTAGCTTAAACTTCCACAATTCCATTAGTCATTCCAATTttcccacaaaaaaaaaaaaaaagtatggcAGATGAGGATATTTCTGAATGGCAACAAATCACATCTCCATCTTCAACTactagcaataataataatactcaaATTGCTGCCGTAGAAATTACTactttgccattgattgaggaTATTACTActgataataatagtaataatgatgatgagaaGGGTACTTATGGAAATAACCGGTTGAAAAAGAGTTTAAGAGAATTGAGTTGTTGGGTTGTTGAAATTGCTTCCAAGATGAGAAATTATGTTGTTTCTAaagttggaattggaaaattCACTTGTAATAGAAGTAGAATATTGGCATTTCTTTTGGGCTCCttgttttattatatgatacagaAAAAATGGAGGCGGCAAAGACAAATTGATACTACTTCTAACAAACTTATGctccttctccaacaaaaagACCAGGTATTTAACTTTTTCCTGGAGCTCTCACATTTTTTCCACCCACAAACACAAAGTTTATGTTTGATTAATATTACGCATCATCATTTAGCTATTGTAGTTATTTTTTCGTTGTTGATTATATTAAGTATtcttatttactattttaacataaatatatataaacaatgcactcatattttttttttaaaaaaaaaggaaaataatagtGTATTTCAAGTTTATTGTCCTATTCCCAATGACTCGACGTTTCCAACCCCATCACTTGACTATCccattttcattatattttatataaatatttttaagataatattattttgattactaattaaatactaaaaaataaaaactaaatttatttattttctgaaaaaaatatattcctcCGTGATAAACAGAAACAAGATCTAATTCTGGATTATTTACACTATCTATCCTATAAATGCTTCAGAATTTTTTTAAGGAATAATTCTAGAGGGTAATCTATGTTTGCTCTGTAACAAAGTGCCCTGACGAATGAAGTTTACAGTATGGACTAAAGCAATAATTATCCTTTAATTTGCCCCTACTTTTGACACCTTGATATGCCTAATAGGAATCAGgttttttcttatatatgatGTGTCAGGAAACTTGTATAGAATTTACCAAATATCACAAGTAAATTATTAGATAGATGTGTAAATTTATAAGAGTAAAAAGTGAACTAACCTTATTTCATTgcaataactttatttaaagagTTTGATATTCTAAATCTTGAAGATAGTTTTTTATGGTATTCTTTATCTGAGATGGAGAGAAAAGCGCATATCTTTTGATTTGTGGACCAAATCCTTTAAAGGATATTGAAGTGCTTTTCATGAAAGGTAACTTTTCTTATAAGTTTCCAtcataatgaaagaaaaaaattatagattTTAACTCATCTAAAATAAATCCATCCAAatagatatttatattttagtcTCAATATTAAATACTTTATAAGATCAAAAAATGGACTTCtttaaatgacaacatatatatatatatatacaaatatattaatatgtgaGTCCATAAAATAGAAATTACTATCAATCTCCACTAAGACCGCATATATTTCTGAAGAACCGTATATAGATGAAACTTTGTTGTGCACAAATTTTTGCTATCTTAattaaaatatctcaaaacaaTCTTGTCCATTGATAATACCAATATAGGATCAAAGCGATTTTCGTAACATATATTCGTACCTAAACTCATCAATGATCACAAATATCAGCAATATCAATGACATAAATCAAATACAGAAATTACATGTAAAATGATATCAGtcatgtttattttcaactggtCCTAATCTATGACTTTAAAGTTCAAAATCACTTTCTTCTACCTTGTACAATACCACAATAGAAAGTTAATATCTATATTTTTCAGAGTTATCAATAAAcacatgaaattcataaattttataaaacttCAGTCTGTACAGAAAACAAACTTTAACAtgtcaaaaatataaataaaataacaaacatCCACTAAAGTGGCTCATCGTCGAATCTGACAACACTCATATGAGTCACATGCCCATGAAACACTTTAGGCGGGAGTGAACAGATCCATAATCATCGAATTTGTACTAATATGATCAATCGACATAAGACAACTTTGACTCTTTCCTTCACAACCAGAAATTTAATGTTAATGTGCTTTGACTTTGACGAACTTTGATTGCTCTTCGAATATGACTTGGCAGATTTGTTATCATAATAAATTTTCAGTGGTCTTTTTATGCCATTGACCATCTATATTCTAGTGATAAAATTCCTTAGTCATATTCCATGATTTGATACTTCATAGCAGACTACAAATTCAGCTTCCATGGTAGAAAAAGCTATTAATGTTTGTTTCACACTCTTCCAAGAAATGACTCCTCCAGCCACCATGAAAAATTATCCTGATGTGGATCTCCTACTATCAAGACACCCAGCAAAATCAGAATTGGAATATCCTGCGATCTCTAAGTGATTCGACCTCTGATAAGCGAGCATGTAATCTTTAGTTCTTTGAAGATACCTTATAACTCGTTTTGCTGCTTTTCAATAATCCATTCCCGCGTTACTTAAATATCGGCCTAACATTCCCACTATGTACGCTATATCTGGACGTACAAACTTGTGCATACATGAGACTTTCCACTACTGATGCATATGAAATtttgttcatctttttcttctctATGTTTAAATTTGCACAATGGCACAAACTAAATTTATCATCTTTTGCCACATGTATATCTCTCAGTACACAATTTTACATGCAAAACCTACTTAGCACCTTTTTGATATAAGTTTTTTGCGATAATTCAAGTGTGTTTTTGATACGATTTCTATGAATTTCTATACCCAGTACAAAAGACGTctcaccaagatctttcatttcaaatttggTGGATAGAAATTTCTTGGTTTCATGCAATAAACCTACATCACTGCTTGCTAGTAGAATGCCATCTACATATagcacaaaaataataaatatgctcCTACTGAACGTGCTTTCTCATATATgtcttatctaacctcttttatgtttttatgcttttattgagccgagggtctttcgaaaacaggcatcctaccttggtaggagtcaggtctgcatacactttaccctccccagaccccacgttgtgggatttcactgggttgttgttgttgtcgttgttgttgctCCTACTGAACTTGAAATAGATGCATTGATTAATAGTGGTTTTCTTAAAACCAAAAGAGGTTATCACCTAATCAAACTTCTGGTACCATTATATTGACGGGATGCCTGTTTTAAACCATATATATACTTCTTAAGTTTACATCCAATGTACTTTGAATTTTGAGACTTAAAAAATTTCTAGTTATGCCATGTATATTGTTTCGTCAATGTTTCCATTGAAAAATGCAGTTTTTACATTCATTTGATGCAACTCTAAGTCATAATGATCTACAAGTGCCATAATGATTCTAAAAGAGTCTTTCCATGAAATTGGCGAAAAAGACTCTTTAAAATCTATGCCTTCTTTTTGGGTGAATCCCTTGGCAACTAGGCGTGCTTTATATCATTCGATATTACCTTTTGAATCACgtttaattttgaaaatccATTTACACTTAATCGATTTCGATCCTTGTGGTAACTCGAGAAGATCTGAAACGTCATTGTCTTTCATAGATTTCATCTCATCTTTCATGGCTTTGTTATCACTTGTTAGAAAACTTTTATGTAATGCACCCAAGATCACAAATAAATCATTAGacagatattttattttataaagaataaaaagggaacTAACCTTGTTCCAATGCAATAACTTTGTTTGAAGAATTTGATCTGCTAAATCTTGAAGATAGTCCTTTATATGATATTCTTTATCCTAGATGAAGAGAAAAGTGTGATTTAGGAACCAAATCCTTTTAAGAATGCTGAAGTGTCTTTCAGGAAATGTACATTTTCTTATAAGTTTCCATCATAATTAAAGAATAGGCTCATGAATTTTTTAACTCATCTAAAATAAATCCATACTAatagatatttatattttagtcTCAAACATATAATATTCTATAAGATCAAAAAATGAGTTTCTTTAAATGACAACatactatatacaaatatattaatatgtaagTCCATAAAATAGAAATTACTAACATGATAAACCTTTAAAGATCTATTGTACAACGGTCTCTTGAAAATTATTAAGATATACTCCATAGAAATCTGAAAGTATTTATCTGGTACATGCTATAATACATAGACATACACCTTAATTTGATCTTAACTGATAACTAAACGCGACAATTTTGAGGATGCACATTTAGATACCTCAACTCGTCTCCATTGTATTAGTTGAGCACTCTaacttacaaaatgatcatCTAGACATCTCCAAAATTTATATGTCACGTCAATGTCGAGTGTCCACATGACAAATTGATGTATCTAAATGTgcattttcaaaattgaaatatttagCTGCCAGTTAAGACCAAGTTAAAATGTTTATCCACATATTAGGTCTTCTAACAAGTAGTAACTATGAATGTTGCAGAAAATCGAGCAGCTATCACTCCAAATTAGCCAGATGAATGAGTCCCTACTAACAAGGCGAAAAGTTCCAGTCCTTCAAGTAGGCTAATAGATTCACTAGCCATTAATTGTTTGTTGTACAAGGTATACATGGAGCTTTCTCTTCTGCCAATGGTTGTATTTGAAATCTATAAAATCAAAAGTATATATAGTTAAAGAAACCAGAATACTTACTGTATGGACAAATTAAAGTAGATATTTTATTAGTATTTGGTATGGAATAATATGTACTCTTTTCATTGCAATGCTTGCTTGCTTTTACTTTCTCTTTAATTTGCACAAGTAATATGTGCCAGAGGGatttatgaaccccttttcccAGTCCACCAAACCAAATAGTTCTAGTATTGGTTGAACACAGTGTGGACTCTACTAAACTATAGTTTCTTGATTCAGTAAGATAATTGCCAGTAGAGGATtggttttttttataattaatgagTCCACTCAACTAAACTTTGTTTGGATGATTGTTacgtattgtttcataatatatcatattgTATTGTATGGTGTTGTATTATATCGTACTgtaatgttttaatgaatacaatgaTTGGATAGATTATATCATTTTATGTTGTTACATAATGTCAGACAACAACCATTTGAATGATAAACCTACGAGAAAAGTAGGGTATGTGAtagataaagataaaataagaagaaaatattaaggtagTGACACGATCACACCGAATCTGTCATTACATAAAATGAGACTTTTCGTTTTATCTAATGATGGATTTAAACAATATGATATAATAcaatttaagtaacaatcaaaataaatctgTCATTACATAAAATGAGACTTTTCGTTTTATCTAATGATGGATTTAAACAATATGATATAATAcaatttaagtaacaatcaaaataaatattgtatttaaactaacaatacaatacaatacaacgaataacaaccatccaaacaaggtgttaAGCACTTGGTTATCGCTAAGACCCTTTAGTTCATCTTAAACACTTCTCCATTGAGTTAATTTTCACATATGATCATTGTGTTTCATCTATTAAAAcaataaagttaaaaaaaatattcatatttaaaataattgaacttTCGCAAAATTCTTATGGAATTGCTAGTTTGCTActatacaaaattttaattgTTGATGTTCGTGTAAAATGCATATTTGATCCTATAATAtacttcttcaatttcaaaataagtgatattttagcatttttattttgcttaaaaataaatagtattttatgatttcaagaagaaattaattttattcttcCCAAATTACTTTTGTTTTAACACATGAAGTTTTACACCATTACAATATCATTTCTTTCTTCAAGACATTTAATCAAGGTTAATTAGTAAAAACACTCTCTATTTTCTTGGAATGAGCGATTTCTTAAGGGGTGTGACCAAACTTAAAATATCACTTATATTGTCACTGCTTTTAAACATTCTTTTTACTTATTACctaaatatatcatatttagaaaatatttaccatgtATAACAATtgtactatgtattaaaagtaaattatatatataatatatatgtattataaatgtattatacttgttttgatcaaaaagaaaattgcactatgtattaaaaataaattatgcatgTAATATAGATTATTACActatgtataaaaataaattttgcatgcaatataaatgtattataagtgtcttAAAATGTATAGGCttgttttaataaaaaaatcatgcaTTATGCATTTAAAatgtaataaattaaaaaaaagcatttaaatgaattatatataaaatttctaaatatgatatatttagGTAAGTTCGTCATAATAATATTATCACATTATCTTTCGGTAATAATCACCCCTAATGAAACGAGTTCCTAAATCAAAGGTCTCGGGTTTGAGCCTTGACTATGGAGAATAGTATATTGGGAGCGCCCATCCCCCTATTTGTCCTGTTGTGAGTGATTCGAATTTAGTTGGAGCTCCAATGCGAGAACCGAACACtcgaatgaaaaataaaaaaatataacaatataATACAAATTAATTCTCTGACATATTTTTGGTTTTCATTTTCACCGTGCGGGGCAAACTTTATACCCAATCGtgtaaaaatagaaaaacagtTTGTTTGGGGCGGGTTTATGAGTGCTCTAAATAACAAATTTTTGagtcgagaaaaataaataatcaagactaaaaaattaaagtaacaaagtgtaatatttgatttcaaaatgtagtgcatGTTATAATTtctataataatcctctgattcttcaaataatataaaatatgttgaacttgaatttgatttatagtcaagggcttgaataacttgatcttgaatcttcttcttcaaatttgaatttgaattattcgtcacgaacacttgtatggttatgacgaataataaatatgaagtaacttgatcttgaacttcttgatattttccttcgttcttgatcttgaacttgagcttgaatttgattacttgaactttgtacctttgtagagaatttgcggtctttgattcACGaactctcttcttgcttcttgttcttgaaaaacctcccctctgagaataatgaggacccctatttatagttgtagggagtgatatgagggtgtgatttgattggttagTTTGAACTCatcaatcagatttctttggtgaagagttttaatttgatttgtcagaacatgtcacatatacacgtgacattattctagtgactcatttaatttgacttagattgccacataacttcgatacgtggcatgattttaatggcttatttaatttgacttggattgccacataattttggcacatggcatgattctaatggctcatttaatttgacttggattgccatataattttgacacgtggtgtgattttagtggctcatttaatttgacttgaattgccacataactttgacacatagtgtgcttttagtggatcatttatttgacttggattgtcacatcatttggactattttcttgaatttaatatagtccaaattaatttatggatttaaatccaatataattttaatgtttacagAGTTAGATGTGTTAAAAAAATTTTTTATGCGATATGAGGTTGGTTGAAGTCTTTGGGGGTTTGCTCCCATCATTTACCATTTTGATCAAAAATAGTTTATGTACTTTCGATTCAGATATAATTTTTTCGTTTTATTTTTGGTCTAAATATATCACTCTCAATATATTTTGACATAACATTATCCTTAGTTTTGACAGAAAGACACATGGGAAGCTCATAATAATATGACCTATACCCAATTTTAAATGTCCAATTCTTTCAAAAATCCACCGGTTTAACCCATCCACGACCTATTCCTTCTGCTTCTTGGCCCTTTTctgtattttaataaaaaaattgatggaGCGATTTTGAAAGATAAAAATCTAAGTTGAGTAATTTTAGTGAGACATAACCAAGACCAAGTTCAAtgattttgatacataaattcTTGTTGAGTGCTATTTTGAGATATAAACTCTAATTTTCAGCAAAAATTTAAGATTTAATtgcatatttaaaaattacagtAAAATCTCTATACATGCATATGCTTggatttggaaaaaaaatattcatttatcgagattattagtttattgATAAATGcacgataaataaatatttattattttagagagtattttgcagtatgtgccataagaaagaaaaaaaaatatttgaattaagaatttcaaaagtttaaatctaggaaactaaaaaatgtagtctttgcatatttattatttaaatctagaaaaattaaacgaatttagtgaagtttaatatttctaattgtattcatatatatagaatatgaagagattttatgttaactataaaaggaaaaaaactagatgtttaaaaatcataatccaaGTATAATGTCTTCTCATCATTTGAAAGGCAtacaaaaatcatttttaaccaataaaataagaaacacAATATGTTAATGATGAGATTAATTTTAGTTTTGgtgggaagaaaaaaaatcaactatagaatcatattttaaaaagaaatagttattgatctagtattattgactgattaaatatatacaaattcttgatgtattctagtaattattactttatatttttttctggacctttaatactttatttttaattattatctaatgcatttagcgagaatattactttaatataactgaCCCAAATTGGGATCagagaaaaatattcatttagcgagattattactttatcgagGTTTTACTGTATTCAACAATAAAGTACTTATAAATTATTACTTATATACGTGTTTATACTCGTAGTTAccgtattattttaaaaaattaaataaatcgTAAAACTAGTTAACGTTGCAAATAGAGTGAGACTAAGAGTGATGTTCTTCTTAAAGAACTGATTGGACAGAAAGGGCTATTAAACTTTATGAAATTCACTTTCAAGGCCCTACATTTTAcaattgatttcaaataagtCCCATCTTTCTCCGGCGAACTCTTCGCGATATCCTTTCCTTCCTCCGACGAAATCAACCCGTAAGTTCCGCCATTTCCTTTctacattttcttctcttgcTCAGATAAAAACCCTAATTCCTCTTATGTATTCTTATTTGCTTCACATTTCGTAAAACCTATGAATTTTTGaggttttgttgttgttatctctGTTTGGGTATTTCGTAATCAGTTTTTTTTGCTTATCTCTAGAActgcataaaatatgaaatgtTTATGTAATAGTATTGTGATCCTTCTAATAATTCATACTGCTAATTAGTCGAGATAAAATATTACTTATAAAATCCATTAATTTTTGTTTGGTAATTAATGGTTTCTTTGTCTACTAagattattaaattaaatactcCATCTCTTCCAATTTGAGCAATTTTTTTGACATTATTCGGTTagtgatattattattatagtaaCATACTATTCAGGACTTTCAAGcactcaaatttatttaattattcagGTTCTAAGCTTTGATGtgatctctctctctttttttttttccagatgaAAATGACTTTTCAAGTGTTAATTTAATGTGAATTACAATATAATTTGCACGTTTATAATAGTGCAAAACCTATTTTGACTAGAAATTGAAAACATATTCGTATATAATTggacattaattaaataaactatcAAATATCAAATCCTAACTAATTTTGGTTTCTTATTCCAACTTTGAATTAGTATTCCAACATTTGATGTCATTCAAagttatattttcaattattgatGCACTAGCCACCAACCTCCATTTTTTATGCACTTGTCACCAAACTTCAATTATTGAAACACTTGTCTCCAACTCTCAACAACACTTTGTCACTAACTCCCAATTGTTGAAGTACTTGTGTTAAACTTCCTTTTTTTGGTTTTCGTTTTTGTTGTTGATTCACTTGTCGCCAACCTCCAATTGTTGAAGTACTATTCACCAACCTCCAATTGTTGAAGTACCTACCTGTCTCCAACTCTCAATTGGTGATGCATTTTTCatcaacatttttttttcatttgttgaTGCACTTGTCATCAACTTTCTAttgttgtatcaaaatattcaCTGAACAATCTAATTTTTGTTGAAACAATTTTCGGTGAGTTTGCTAACGTAATCCTTGGCCACACGGGTAAAATACATTGGTTAAAGCTATTTGATACTCTACTAAGATCGTAGTGACTCTTACCAATAAGAAGAATTTGTTCAGAACCTCATAAATTTGTTAATGTTCTCCATAAATCTTCTCTACTAGAAAATAAGCAATAGCACCCCTATTTATGCATGAATTTGAATAAACTAACAAGAAGCAAATTCTAACTAGTTTCGGTttctttctccaactttaaattAGTCTTCCAACGGAATGTTCTCTTCCATTACCACTAGTATAATAGATAAATCagattaaaaaattaagtcAAAATCCGTATAAATACATTAGTTTCTTCTCATGCAACACTGCCATGTATAGTGTGATGGAACGAGTATTAGAGTGAACCACATGTGTCTGTTCTTATAGTAAGAATGCAATTTATATGTTTTGTAGAGAACTGATTAAACATTCACAGTTTCGAATTTTGCTACTAGCGAGCAAATAAGTGAATAAACTTCAAGTTTTGTGTCTGCTTGCTTGATGTTTTGAGCAAACATCACTCTTTTCTTCTGCATTGGACATCAACTGAGTGATAAATTTTGCTAAAGTAATCCATTTTCGTCCACTCTGTTTCTTTTTCCCCTCACTTAGATAATGTGGCTATGTTTTAAATTCTTCATCGTCCCTTATTCTTTTGTATTTTATCAGCAAGGAGACATTTCACAGATGACTTAGACTATTGATGGGTAGTCGGTCACTAGTCACGTCATGTTGGTGTTATTCTTTTTTGATTGTTAACGTTAtgtattttttgttatttttaatgcATTTCTAAACCCTTATGCCTTTGTTTTAGAAGTGTTAGTTATTTTGAGTCCAATGTATTGTCTGCTAGAAGTCTTTAGATTTCTTAGAGATTTATATATGCTTATAGAAAATGTATGTCAGAACTTCTAGTGCGAGATAAACTAAGTTTTAATAATAGTTGGACTGAGACGGGCATCAATGGCGGGACATGGACAATGAGTCATATAGCCGATTCCAACATGCTTGAGATTGAGTTGTAGTTGTTGTATTTGACCCTTAATCCTTTACATACGTATCAGCAAGGAGAGATTACGCAGATGGCCAGATTAGATCTTCTGACGGAAGCTGTTGATGTCTTTGTTAGTCACTAATCATATCGCGTTAGCATACTTCAGCTTGAAGGTCGAAATTTAGTGATATCTCAATCAAACTCTAGACTTACAAGCATGTCTGGGCAGCTGCCATTTCTTTTTGTTTAAATCTTCCTTTACCCAAAAACGGCCATCGTGAGAGACTTTTGTCCTTTTCCTTCCTTGAAGGTCTTATTTAAACAGTAAACTTGAATAGTTTTATCACATCTAATATGTTTGAGGAGTTGTGGgatattattttgatatattcagTATGCCAATTGTTTGGAAGCACTACCACCCCTTATTTATTTGAACTAAGTTGCGTTGTTGGGGAAGAGGAGAGAGAAATGTGAAAAGGAATAAAAGTGTCCCTTAATCCCAATGGGGTAAAAGTTTCTTACGCTGAGTTGATTACAACCATGCCATAATGCAATCAATGCTGCAAAAACCAATCAAACAATGGACTATATTTTTTTTGCCTCTCCTTATTCAACGTTACTAGCACAAACCAAGCTAACTCTTTAAGAATTGAGAGGGTTAGTTATCTACGCAACTAGAGCcgataaaaatattatctatGTACCTAAGGGcgtggcctagtggtcaataaGGTGGGTTGAAAACCATGAGATCTTAGGTTAAGATCCCAACGGAAGCAAAAGCTTTAGGTGATATCTTTCCATTTGTCCAAGCGTTGGTAGTGGACTTtgcatttcaaaatattttgaggaAAAAGACCAGATTTACCTCGCTATTTCTTATTGTGGTTTAACTTACATCCATTATACTTCAAGTTGAAGCTCTTTTAAAGGTCATGGtcgaaaattgaattttttcctAACGACATGCGTAAGATTAGACCTaaaatatagagagaagaccAACATTATTCAATTTCACATAATATGTGAGCAGATTGACTCATATTCCCCACTTTTACTTGAATATTTTAGTAAGAAGAACTAGTGGTCAAATTCCCTCAACATTTTAATATTTCCCAATTCACCCTTTGGGGTGGCTCAGATAGTTTTGCTTGGGAGTTCCATAATGGAGGTCTTAAGTTCAAAACTCCTTATCGACAACAACAGGGGGTTGGCCTTTTGGGTCAAGTTCGTCGCATAGGGCTCGCCTAGTGCGATTTACCTCTCCTCTGTGGTTTGCACGCTATTGCACAAGAGCAGGGTTTACCTTGTACGCACCCAAAAGGGTAGCGGCTGTGGATTCCCTTGTCATAAAAAATTTCTCAATTGAGAAGGGCAATAAGTGAAATTTTGTAGATAGAAATTCACATTATTCATATTACTCACCGATAGTATGGTCTTGCAAGAAAATAATCGTTGTCCACAACTGTATAATTGTGCTACAAATCAACTATTGGGGTT
This sequence is a window from Solanum dulcamara chromosome 10, daSolDulc1.2, whole genome shotgun sequence. Protein-coding genes within it:
- the LOC129871585 gene encoding uncharacterized protein LOC129871585 isoform X1 yields the protein MADEDISEWQQITSPSSTTSNNNNTQIAAVEITTLPLIEDITTDNNSNNDDEKGTYGNNRLKKSLRELSCWVVEIASKMRNYVVSKVGIGKFTCNRSRILAFLLGSLFYYMIQKKWRRQRQIDTTSNKLMLLLQQKDQKIEQLSLQISQMNESLLTRRKVPVLQVG
- the LOC129871585 gene encoding uncharacterized protein LOC129871585 isoform X2 — translated: MADEDISEWQQITSPSSTTSNNNNTQIAAVEITTLPLIEDITTDNNSNNDDEKGTYGNNRLKKSLRELSCWVVEIASKMRNYVVSKVGIGKFTCNRSRILAFLLGSLFYYMIQKKWRRQRQIDTTSNKLMLLLQQKDQK